The Amblyomma americanum isolate KBUSLIRL-KWMA chromosome 3, ASM5285725v1, whole genome shotgun sequence genome window below encodes:
- the LOC144123655 gene encoding uncharacterized protein LOC144123655, translating into MEFGLKAERFRAKRLFRYAVVATSVASFYLYYRTTRPSLEPPPFPRDRPALPVEGNNDYIVPNIVHFVRLGNDPLSFVEVVCMRAAWLQQKPDIIMIHCDKCSTATESPHWRHIKDIPRLSLRYIERPQKVFGRKLSWIQHASDIARIMVLRKYGGIYLDKDAYLVRSLDKYRRFETTVGWPQGGFFGNMIIVAHRRSEFLRLHYELYRRYNPDHYTYSAAEQPTKEILEPNPHLVHRVLHGFGVNETISKILYENCDDYWRNYSALHLFFRHRSRLCPLDKFGPVDFDTVGRYRTNFGQMARLVLTGSSKLGQSAVKNITLLKAEALDYSRGCM; encoded by the coding sequence ATGGAATTTGGGCTGAAGGCAGAAAGATTTAGAGCAAAACGCCTCTTCCGCTATGCGGTAGTAGCCACCTCAGTCGCCTCGTTCTATTTATATTACCGCACGACGCGTCCTAGTCTGGAACCGCCACCGTTTCCTCGGGACAGACCAGCACTGCCGGTGGAGGGAAACAACGATTACATCGTGCCGAATATCGTGCACTTCGTCAGACTCGGCAATGACCCACTGTCGTTCGTCGAAGTCGTCTGTATGCGGGCAGCTTGGCTTCAGCAGAAACCGGACATCATTATGATTCACTGTGACAAATGTAGCACGGCCACCGAAAGTCCGCACTGGAGGCACATCAAGGATATTCCCCGACTCAGTCTCAGGTACATTGAGAGACCGCAGAAAGTCTTCGGCAGGAAACTGAGTTGGATTCAGCATGCCTCCGACATCGCTCGCATCATGGTACTGCGAAAGTACGGCGGTATCTACTTGGACAAGGACGCCTACCTCGTGAGGAGCCTAGACAAGTACAGGCGCTTCGAAACGACGGTTGGATGGCCTCAAGGCGGGTTTTTTGGAAACATGATCATCGTGGCCCACAGGCGGTCCGAATTCCTTCGCCTGCACTACGAGTTGTACCGCCGCTACAATCCTGATCATTATACCTACAGCGCGGCTGAACAACCCACAAAGGAGATCCTAGAACCGAACCCCCATCTCGTGCACAGGGTTCTCCACGGTTTTGGTGTAAATGAAACCATTAGCAAAATTTTGTACGAAAACTGCGACGACTACTGGAGGAACTATTCGGCACTGCACCTGTTCTTCAGGCATAGATCCCGCTTATGTCCGCTGGATAAGTTTGGTCCCGTTGATTTTGACACTGTCGGAAGATACAGAACAAATTTCGGCCAGATGGCGCGTCTCGTTCTCACTGGTTCATCCAAGTTGGGTCAATCGGCTGTGAAGAACATCACCTTGTTGAAAGCGGAGGCGCTGGATTACTCTCGAGGATGCATGTGA